The Oncorhynchus masou masou isolate Uvic2021 chromosome 6, UVic_Omas_1.1, whole genome shotgun sequence genome has a window encoding:
- the LOC135541938 gene encoding beta-1,4 N-acetylgalactosaminyltransferase 1-like isoform X1: MRSLRKTVLLAIVASVVLVMALLHSWPTRAYTTVDVWQRPGPAVERHLEERFPEPDHRSANIPYRVKESVAGLLARNGCVCEGESGGMNLPFAQLLFPRVSAHPLHTAFEVSELEEMKQRRAKEYQGFQMRSQSPADMLIVAEAHNPLQYPTQGVEVRPLKTILIPGLAVQDHPRELYTVNFTSTLGTLNVAAEVGGVKVKGDGEMHMTLTSSLLSNLNRQLQFVTYTNTLFHPSTADTVQFETEGHQAMFTIKVRHGVTPKLYNTGPKGEYNISALVTIATKTFLRYDKLQDLIDSVRKYYSTVTIVIADDSENPKMVSGPYIEHYIMPFGKGWFAGRNLAVSQVTTKYVLWVDDDFIFTANTKLEKLVDVLERTTLDLVGGAVREATGYTATYRQTMSIEPGEEEGDCLHMRRGFHHIIQGFPNCVVTDGVINFFLARTDKVQQVGFDPRLARVAHLEFFIDGLGSLHVGSCDDVIVNHATKIKLPWVSQSESDKTYAKFRYPPASSDATHTKNGLLYFKNRFQCLTHN; the protein is encoded by the exons ATGCGTTCCTTAAGGAAGACAGTGTTGTTGGCCATCGTGGCATCTGTGGTGTTGGTGATGGCCCTCCTCCATTCTTGGCCCACCCGGGCCTACACCACCGTGGATGTCTGGCAGagaccagggcctgcagtagagAGGCACCTGGAGGAGAGGTTCCCAGAACCAGACCACAGATCTGCCAACATCCCCTATCGCGTGAAGGAGAGTGTTGCAGG tctgttgGCACGTaacgggtgtgtgtgtgaaggtgagAGTGGGGGCATGAACCTGCCCTTTGCCCAGCTGCTGTTCCCCCGGGTGTCGGCCCACCCCCTGCACACTGCATTTGAGGTTTCTGAGCTGGAAGAGATGAAGCAACGAAGGGCCAAGGAGTACCAGGGCTTCCAGATGAG GTCTCAGTCTCCTGCAGATATGCTCATCGTGGCCGAGGCCCACAATCCTCTGCAGTACCCAACACAGGGGGTGGAAGTACGACCACTCAAAACCATCCTCATCCCAG GTCTTGCAGTACAAGACCATCCCAGAGAGCTGTACACA GTCAACTTCACCTCCACCCTGGGAACGTTAAACGTGGCAGCAGAGGTTGGGGGGGTAAAGGTCAAAGGTGACGGGGAGATGCACATGACCCTGACCAGCAGCCTGCTGTCCAATTTGAACCGGCAGCTACAGTTTGTCACATATACCAACACACTGTTCCACCCTAGTACAGCAGACACAG TGCAGTTTGAGACAGAGGGTCACCAAGCCATGTTTACTATCAAGGTCCGTCATGGTGTAACTCCAAAACTCTACAACACGGGACCCAAAGGGG AATACAACATCAGTGCCCTTGTTACCATAGCAACCAAAACCTTCCTGCGCTATGACAAGCTCCAAGATCTCATCGACAGTGTGCGAAAATACTATTCCACTGTCACCATAGTAATAGCTGATGACAGTGAAAACCCAAAGATGGTCTCTGGCCCCTACATCGAACATTACATCATGCCATTTGGAAAG GGCTGGTTTGCAGGGCGGAACCTAGCCGTTTCCCAGGTGACCACCAAGTATGTGCTGTGGGTGGACGATGACTTCATCTTCACGGCCAACACCAAGCTGGAGAAACTGGTGGACGTCCTGGAGAGGACTACCCTGGACCTG gtGGGTGGTGCAGTGCGGGAGGCCACTGGCTATACTGCCACCTACAGGCAGACCATGTCCATTGagccaggggaggaggagggtgactGCTTGCATATGCGGAGGGGCTTCCACCACATCATCCAGGGCTTTCCAAACTGCGTAGTCACAGACGGGGTCATCAACTTCTTCCTGGCCCGCACAGACAAAGTCCAGCAAGTGGGCTTTGACCCCCGTCTGGCCAGAGTGGCCCACCTGG AGTTTTTCATCGATGGCCTCGGCTCGCTTCACGTGGGATCATGTGATGATGTCATCGTCAACCACGCCACCAAGATCAAGCTTCCCTGGGTCAGCCAATCAGAGAGTGACAAGACGTATGCCAAGTTCCGCTACCCACCAGCCTCTTCGGATGCCACACACACCAAAAACGGCCTCCTCTATTTCAAGAACCGCTTCCAGTGTTTGACTCACAATTAA
- the LOC135541938 gene encoding beta-1,4 N-acetylgalactosaminyltransferase 1-like isoform X2 has translation MHMTLTSSLLSNLNRQLQFVTYTNTLFHPSTADTVQFETEGHQAMFTIKVRHGVTPKLYNTGPKGEYNISALVTIATKTFLRYDKLQDLIDSVRKYYSTVTIVIADDSENPKMVSGPYIEHYIMPFGKGWFAGRNLAVSQVTTKYVLWVDDDFIFTANTKLEKLVDVLERTTLDLVGGAVREATGYTATYRQTMSIEPGEEEGDCLHMRRGFHHIIQGFPNCVVTDGVINFFLARTDKVQQVGFDPRLARVAHLEFFIDGLGSLHVGSCDDVIVNHATKIKLPWVSQSESDKTYAKFRYPPASSDATHTKNGLLYFKNRFQCLTHN, from the exons ATGCACATGACCCTGACCAGCAGCCTGCTGTCCAATTTGAACCGGCAGCTACAGTTTGTCACATATACCAACACACTGTTCCACCCTAGTACAGCAGACACAG TGCAGTTTGAGACAGAGGGTCACCAAGCCATGTTTACTATCAAGGTCCGTCATGGTGTAACTCCAAAACTCTACAACACGGGACCCAAAGGGG AATACAACATCAGTGCCCTTGTTACCATAGCAACCAAAACCTTCCTGCGCTATGACAAGCTCCAAGATCTCATCGACAGTGTGCGAAAATACTATTCCACTGTCACCATAGTAATAGCTGATGACAGTGAAAACCCAAAGATGGTCTCTGGCCCCTACATCGAACATTACATCATGCCATTTGGAAAG GGCTGGTTTGCAGGGCGGAACCTAGCCGTTTCCCAGGTGACCACCAAGTATGTGCTGTGGGTGGACGATGACTTCATCTTCACGGCCAACACCAAGCTGGAGAAACTGGTGGACGTCCTGGAGAGGACTACCCTGGACCTG gtGGGTGGTGCAGTGCGGGAGGCCACTGGCTATACTGCCACCTACAGGCAGACCATGTCCATTGagccaggggaggaggagggtgactGCTTGCATATGCGGAGGGGCTTCCACCACATCATCCAGGGCTTTCCAAACTGCGTAGTCACAGACGGGGTCATCAACTTCTTCCTGGCCCGCACAGACAAAGTCCAGCAAGTGGGCTTTGACCCCCGTCTGGCCAGAGTGGCCCACCTGG AGTTTTTCATCGATGGCCTCGGCTCGCTTCACGTGGGATCATGTGATGATGTCATCGTCAACCACGCCACCAAGATCAAGCTTCCCTGGGTCAGCCAATCAGAGAGTGACAAGACGTATGCCAAGTTCCGCTACCCACCAGCCTCTTCGGATGCCACACACACCAAAAACGGCCTCCTCTATTTCAAGAACCGCTTCCAGTGTTTGACTCACAATTAA